The following is a genomic window from Bosea sp. RAC05.
TTCAACCACCAGACCCATCATCGCGGCCAGGTCCATGCCATGCTGACGGCGGCCGGCGCGAAGCCGGACGACACCGATCTGATGCTGCTGGAGCCGGAAGCCTGAGCGGCGGCCGGGCTGGGCGCGCGCGCCGCGACGGCCGCTTGCAGCCAGGTGCCACCTGCCGCGCAAAGCAGCATGACGGCATGATCGACCTTTGCTACGATCCCGCAGCGTCAACCAGCGATGGTCGGCAGGGGAGGGTGGTCGATGGCCTGCTCGTTCTCAAAGATCGCATCGCTCGCCGCGCTGCCGCTGGTCGCGGCCCTGTCCGTCTCTCCCACACAGGCCTTGGCCCAGAAGGCCGAGACCGTTACGCTCTGCAGGGCCGAGAAGACCGAGCGGGCGATCGCCGCCTGCACCACGATCATCAAGGGGCGTGGGGACCGCAAGGTAAAGGCCTCGGCGCTGCTCAGCCGCGCCCAGGCCTACTGGGCCCTCAACCGCCTGGCCGAGGCCGAGAAGGATTACAGCGAGACGATCAAGCTCGCTCCCAGCGCGATGGCCCTCTATCGCGACCGCGCCCAGATCCGCTTCGGCTTGGGCAACACGGCAGGCGCGATGGCGGACTTCACCACAGCGCTCGAGATGGCGCCCTTCGACGCCGACAACTACGCCAATCGCGGCTATCTGAAGATGCTGCAGTATGACTTCGCCGGAGCGGGCGCCGATCTCCGGCAGGGCCTGTTCTGGCAGAAGGACCATCCCCGCAGCGCCTATACGCTTGGGCTGCTGCATTATTCGACCGGTCGCTATGGCGATGCCGTCGAGCAGATCGACAGGGCCCGCGCCGCCGGCTTTCGCGGCCCCGAGGCCTTCATCACCAAAGCGCGCAGCCTGTTTTATCTCGGCACCTTCGATCCAGCGATCCGCGAAGCGACGGAGGGGCTGCAGGCCTTTCCGACCCAGTCCAGCCTCACCGAAATCCGCGCCCGGGCGCGTCTGGCCCGGCGGGATCTCGAGGGGGCGCTGGCGGACGCCGACGCCGTCATTCAGGCCGCCCCGCGCTTTGGCCGTGCCTATGCCACGCGCGCCGCGATCCGGCTGGCGATGAAGGATGTCGCCGCGGCGACCGCCGACGCCGACAAGGCGATCGAACTCGATCCGTCGCTGTTCGACGCCCATGAGCTCAAGGCCGACATCCTGCTGACGTCGGGCAACGAGGCGGCGGCCCGAGCGGTCCTTGCCGCCTCGGCCGCGCGTACCGATGCGAAGATGGGCTACGACATCGCCTCGCGTGCCCGCCACGCCGCCCGTGTCGCGGAACTCGACAAGCCCAAACCGATCCTCGTTACCGATCTGGGCGAGGCCGAACTGAAGGCGCGCTGTGACAAGCGCGACGATCCGCTGCGGCTCCAGAGTTGCAACCGGCTGGTCGAGACCGCGACGACGCCGCAGGAGCGGGCCGACCGGCTGATCCTGCGCTCGCGGGCGCGCCCTTTCGCCGAGCAGCTGGGCGATCTCGATCTCGCCGTCGCCGCGGCGCCGGATCACCTCCCGGCGACGATCGCCCGCGCCTACGCACACATGGCGACCTATCGCTACGATGCCGATCTGAAACCCTATGAGCGGGCCTGGGCGGACGCCGACAGCGCCGTGCGTCGTGCGTCCCCCGGGGCACCGGCGTACGAGGAAGCCCTGCTGACGCGTGCGACGGCGGCTCAGGGCAAGGGCGATTACGAGGCGGCCATCGCGGACCTGACCGAGATCCTGAAGCGCGAGGGGGCGGCTCCCTATGCCCTCGAAATGCGCGGGACCATGCAGCTGATGGCCGGCCGCGCCGCAGCGGCGCTGGCCGACCTGAGAGAAATCCGGCGGGTGGTGCCCGATGACCGCCGCCGGTTTCTCAATGACGATGATCTCGTCATCGCCCTCATCGAAACCGGCAACACCGATGAAGCGTTGGCCATGCTCGATGGCCAGCCGCAGGGCCATCTTGGCAACGAGACGACGCGTCAGGCGCTGCGCGCGCGGGCCCTGCTCGCTCGTGGCGATGCGGCTGCGGCACGTGAAGTCGCTTCGGCTGCCCTCACGGCCAATCGCGCCCACAGCGGCGCCAGCGCCGTCCGCGGGATCGCCTCCGCCCAACTTGGGAATGCCCTCGAAGCGGTTGCCGACCTGACCGCCGCAATCGACGAGACGGTCGCGATCCCTCTCAAAGCTGCGAGCATGGGCATCACGCCTGGGCACATGGCGAATCTGTTCCTGTATCGCGGGCTCGCGCGTGTTCAGCTGAACCAGTCCCGGGCCGCCCATGCCGATTTCGGCGAGGCGATCCGGCGCATGCCCGATCGCGCGCGCGCCTATGGCGAACGCGCCAGACTGTCCCTCGCCGCCGACAATCCTGCCGCACTGACCGATATCGCGATGGCGCTGCGCATCGAGCCCAATGAGCCGCGCTGGCTGGCGCTCGCCGCGCGCATCCATCTCGCGACGGGCGATCTCGCCGCGACCGAGCGGTTCGCCGGCCTGGCCCTGGCGGCTCCCGCCCCGGAGCCGGGCCTGCTTGTGCTGCGCGCGAAAGCCCGGCTCGGGCTGCGCAATTTCGGCGGCGCAGCGGAGGACACGACGGCGCATCTGGCTTTGCGCGCGACGGATACAGAAGCGCTGCTGATCCGGATCGAGGCACGGACGGGGCAGGGCGATCTGAAGGCGGCGCTGGCCGATGCGGAGGCGGCTCGCAATGTTCGCAGCGACGACGCCCGGATTCTGCTGGCGCTGGCCGAACTGAGACGCCGCAACGGTGACGCGCCGGGCGCCATCGGCGCGTTCGAGGATGCGGCAGGGAGGCCCGACGCCGCCCTGCTCGCCAACAAGCGGCTGGGCGATCTCTATGCCGAGATCGCCTCGGACCAACTGGCGCTGGGCTATTACGCCAAGGCGCTCGAACAGCCGGTCCGAACACCCGACGACGAGGCATTGCGTGCCCAGGCTCGCGCCGCGCGGGACGCGCTCATCCGGAAAATGGCGGCACCGAAATAGGCGCTCCGCGCTTTTTGCGCAGCCCCGCTGGCAGCGATGCGCTTCCGATCTGCTGGCACGTTGTCTAAGGTCCAGACTAGTCCCGTCCGGAACCATGAGAACGAGCGATGAGCGCGATGACGCCCGAGGAAGCCAAGGTCACAGCCTGGCTCGCCGACCGCAAGGACGCGATGGTCGCGCTGCTGCGCGAGATGGTCGATACCGATTCCGGCTCCTACGACAAGGAGGGCGTCGATCGCGCCGGGCAGGTGCTCGCCCGTTTCCATGAGCGCAACGGGCTCGACGTCGAGATCATTCCCGATGGCCGCTATGGCGATGCGGTGAAGGCGCGCCTGCCGAACCCCACCGCCAATGACCAGCGCCCGGTGCTGCTGCTCGGCCATCGCGACACCGTCTTCCCCAAGGGCGAGCCGAGGCGACGGCCGTTCTCGATCAAGGATGGCCGGGCCTATGGGCCGGGCGTCGCCGACATGAAGGCGGGTCTCGTCATCGAGGCCTTCGTCGCTGCGGCCTTCGCCGAGTGCGGCGGCCTCTCCGCACCGCTGACGATGCTGACGACGAGCGACGAAGAGATCGGCTCGCCCTCCTCGCGCCCGGTGATCGAGGCGGCGGCGCGCGAATCACGCTGCGTCTTCAACGCTGAGCCCAGCCGCCTGCCGGTCGGCAGTGATTTCGCCCGCGACCGGCGCCAGTCGGTCACCAGCGGCCGCAAGGGCGGCGTCTTCATGCGGGCCGAGTTTACCGGCAAGCCCGCCCATTCCGGCGCGAATTACGAGAAGGGCGCCTCGGCCATCGTCGATCTCGGCCACAAGATTCCCAAGCTCCAGGGCCTCACCGATCTGGAGAAGGGCATCACGGTCAATGTCGGGCTGATCGGCGGCGGCCAGACGGTCAACACGGTCGCGCCCCATGCCTGGTGCGAGATCGACCTGCGCTATGTCACGGCTGCCCAGCGCAGCGCGCTGGTGGAGGCCATCCGCAGCATCGTCGAGACGCCGATCGTTCCGGGCACGGGCGCCGTGCTCTCGATCAAGGGCGAGTTCCTGCCGCTGGAAGGAACATCGGAGTCGCAGAAGCTGTTCGAGACCTATCGTGCGGCGTCGGCCGGCCTCGGCATCGCGACGATCGCCGAGTTCACCGGCGGCTGCGCCGATTCCGGCTTCACCGCGGCGCAGGGCTGCCCGACGCTGTGCAGCGTCGGCCCCATCGGCGGCATGGCCCATACGCCCGACGAGTTCCTCGAGGTCGAGAGCATCGTGCCCGCGGCGCAGGTGCTGGCGCTGTCGGTGATGCGCGCGGCCAAGCTGATGGAGTGAGGCCGTTCGGGCACCTCTTCGTCGTCATGGTCGCCTTTGTGGCGACCATCCACGTCTTCGCTGGTCGAGCGCCGAGTTCAAGATGTGGATGCTCGGGACAAGCCCGAGCATGACGGCGGTGGGCTGTGGGCTGACGGTCGTCAGAACGCCTCTTCCCAGTTGCGGCTCAGCCGCATCGCCGAGTTGATCAGCCCGACATGGGAGTAGGTCTGGGGAAAATTCCCCCAGAGTTCGCCGGTCTCCAGATCGGCGTCCTCCGACAGCAGGCCGAAGCTGTTGCGTCGCTTCAGGATTCGGCCAAACAGCGCCTTGGCTTCCTCGGTCTTGCCGATGGCATGCAGTGCATCGACATACCAGAAGGCGCAGATCAGGAAGCCGGTGTGCATGAAGCCGAAATCGTCCTGCGTCGCGTAGCGCAGCAGCAGGTCGCCGCGCGTCAGGTCGCGGCCGATCGCCTCGACGGTGGCGACGAAGCGCGGATCGTCGGGCTTCAGGAAGCCGAGCTCGGAAAACAGCAGGAGCGTGGCGTCGAGTTCGGTCCCGCCGAAGGTCGAGACCAGATGGCCCTTGTCCTCGTTCCAGATGCGCTCGAGGATGACGGCCTTGACCCGCTTGGCCTCGCCCTTCCAGTAATCCCTGCGGTCGGCGCGGCCGAGCGTGCCGGCGATGCGGGCGAGACGGTCGCATGCCGCCCAGCACATCACGCTGGAGAAGGAATGCACCGCCTCCTTCTCGCGCAGTTCCCAGGGGCCGGCGTCGGGCTTGTCGAAATAGGCGATCGCCAGTTCGCCCATGCGTTCGAGCTGGCCGAACAGCGCTTCCTTCCCGGGCTTGATGAGGCGCTGGTCGAAGAAGGCATGCGTCGCCGCGAGCACGACGGCGCCATAGCCGTCGTTCTGGACCTGGATCGCCGCTCCATTGCCGAAGCGCACCGGCTGGTGGCCGCGATAGCCTGCGAGGTTGCCGGCCTCGAATTCGTCGAGCGTGCCGCCCCGCGTGATCGGATAGAGCGGCGGCAGATGCTCGGCGCCGCTTTCGGTGAAGCTGTCGACGATGTTGGTGATGAAGCCGAGATAATCCTCCATCGTTCGCGTTGTGCCGAGCCGGTTCAGGGCATGCACCACGAAATAGGCATCGCGCAGCCAGCAGAAGCGGTAATCCCAGTTGCGCTGCGTGCCCGGCGCCTCGGGGATCGACGTCGTCAGAGCGGCGACAATGGCGCCGGTCTCCTCGAAGGCGCACATCTTGAGCGTGATCGCGGCCCGGATGACCTCGCGCTGGTACTCGAAGGGCAAGGACAGCGAGCGCACCCAGTCGCGCCAGTAGTCGGTGGTCTTGTCGAGGAAGGCGCGCGAGGTTTCCTCGATCTCGGCCCGCAGCGCCTCGTCGGAGCCGATGAAGAACGAGAATGGCCGGTCGACCGCGAAGGCCACCCCATCGACGACATAGGAGATCGGCGCGTCCGTGGTCAGGCGGATGGTCTGGTCGGCGCCGACGAAGCGGACATGGTTGGAGCCGCGTGTGATCTCGGCGGGCTCCTCGCCGATGCCGAGGGAGGGCTTCACGACGACGCGGATCCGTGGCCGCCCGGAGATTCGGCGGACGCGACGGACGATCTGTGGCGGCCGGAAAAAGCGCTCATAGCGCACGAAGCGTGGCGCGAAATCGAGGACCTCGATGGCGTTGCCATGGTCGTCGGATAGTACCGAGGACAGGATCGCGGTGTTGTCGAGGTAAGACTGCTCGCAGCGCGTCATGCCGACCAGTTCGATCGCGAAGACGCCCTTGCGCGGCATCGCATCACCGTCGCCGGGCTGGTTGTCGATCAGCGCGCAGAAGACCGGGTCGCGGTCGAAGCGCGGGAAGCAACCCCAGACGATCCGGGCGCGCCGGTCGATGAGCGCCGCGATCGAGCAGTTGCCGATCACGCCGAGGTCGAGCGAGGCCGAATGCGGCCCCGCAGGCATCGTCGAAACAGTCATGGGGTCATCCCTGGTGGAAATGTGAAGCCGTCAGGCTGCCGCGATCGGCGGCGTCGAGCAGGATCGCACGCAGCGCCGTGGGAGAGGCGATCCGCAGCCTGGCCCGCGTCTCGCCGTCGCCGATGCGGATCGACAGTCCTCCGAGCGCGTTGACCGCCTCGAAGCCGTGCTCGTCGGTGATGTCGTCGCCGATGAAGACCGGCAGCCGGCCGGCATAGGGGGGCTCCTGCATGAGCTGCGCGATCGCCGCGCCCTTGCTGGCCGAAGCCGGAACCAGCTCGGCGACCGCCTTGCCCTCCTGCAGGCGGACCGTGGGGCCCAGGCGCTCGGCCAAGGCACTCATCAGGGCGAGTGCCTCGTCCTTGAGCTGCGGTGCCAGGCGCCAATGCAGCGCGATCGAAAGGTCCTTGTTCTCGACGATGACGCCGACATGGCTGTTGGCGAAGCGCACCAGATTGCGCAGCGCGTCCCGCATCGGCGCCGATGCTTCCGTGTGGCTGTGAATCCGACCGCCGAGCCGGATCTCCGCCCCATGCAGCGCGGCCACATCGAACCGGTAGGGATCGAGCACGCCGTCGATGAACGAGACCGGCCGTCCCGAGACGAGCGCGAGCGCACCCGACAGGCTGCCGCGCAGGGCCTCCAGCGCCGCCGGCACGCGCCGGTCGAGGCGCACATCGGCGGGCGAGGGGGCGATCTCCACCAGCGTGCCGTCGAAATCGAGAAACAGCGCGATCGCGCGCCGGTCATCCGAAAGGGGGGCGCCGTTCGCTGGTTCGGGATGCGTCAGGGTCATCGGGACAGTCCGGGTCGAATCCTGGTTCTGCTTCGGGTGAATGGCCTCTCTCCCCGCCTCGATCCTGGCATGGCGGCCCGGTGGCGCCGCCATGCGTCCGCCCGCCGCCGGGTGAGCGGCTGCCGGCCTGCGGAAACAATACGCCCCGCCGGGCGTTCTGTTCCTGCCCCTGTCGAATTTCGGGCGGCTGCGGCCGTCGGGCCGCGACAAAGGAGGGTTGTTCGGCCATGCGCCTCGTCGTCGTTTCGAACCGCGTCACGATTCCCGAGCGAAACGAAAAGGCGGCTGCGGGCGGGTTGGCGGTGGCGCTGCGCGAGGCGCTGGAGAAACGGGGCGGCCTCTGGTTCGGCTGGAGCGGCGAGGTGGCGGAGGCCAGCGCGCCGCCGCGCATCGCCGAGCGCGGCAACGTCACCTATGCCGTCACCGATCTGACCGAGGCCGAGCGCCAATCCTATTATCTCGGCTTCTCCAACCGCGCGCTCTGGCCGCTGATGCATTACCGGCTCGGGCTCACCGAGTTCTCGCGGGTCGATTATGCCGGCTATCTCGCGGTCAATCGCCGCTTCGCCAAGGCGCTGGTCGGCCTGCTCCGGCCCGACGACGTCATCTGGATCCACGACTACCACCTGATTCCGCTGGCGGCCGAATTGCGTCGCCGCGGCGTGACCAACCGGATCGGCTATTTCCACCACATCCCCTGGCCGCCG
Proteins encoded in this region:
- a CDS encoding tetratricopeptide repeat protein → MACSFSKIASLAALPLVAALSVSPTQALAQKAETVTLCRAEKTERAIAACTTIIKGRGDRKVKASALLSRAQAYWALNRLAEAEKDYSETIKLAPSAMALYRDRAQIRFGLGNTAGAMADFTTALEMAPFDADNYANRGYLKMLQYDFAGAGADLRQGLFWQKDHPRSAYTLGLLHYSTGRYGDAVEQIDRARAAGFRGPEAFITKARSLFYLGTFDPAIREATEGLQAFPTQSSLTEIRARARLARRDLEGALADADAVIQAAPRFGRAYATRAAIRLAMKDVAAATADADKAIELDPSLFDAHELKADILLTSGNEAAARAVLAASAARTDAKMGYDIASRARHAARVAELDKPKPILVTDLGEAELKARCDKRDDPLRLQSCNRLVETATTPQERADRLILRSRARPFAEQLGDLDLAVAAAPDHLPATIARAYAHMATYRYDADLKPYERAWADADSAVRRASPGAPAYEEALLTRATAAQGKGDYEAAIADLTEILKREGAAPYALEMRGTMQLMAGRAAAALADLREIRRVVPDDRRRFLNDDDLVIALIETGNTDEALAMLDGQPQGHLGNETTRQALRARALLARGDAAAAREVASAALTANRAHSGASAVRGIASAQLGNALEAVADLTAAIDETVAIPLKAASMGITPGHMANLFLYRGLARVQLNQSRAAHADFGEAIRRMPDRARAYGERARLSLAADNPAALTDIAMALRIEPNEPRWLALAARIHLATGDLAATERFAGLALAAPAPEPGLLVLRAKARLGLRNFGGAAEDTTAHLALRATDTEALLIRIEARTGQGDLKAALADAEAARNVRSDDARILLALAELRRRNGDAPGAIGAFEDAAGRPDAALLANKRLGDLYAEIASDQLALGYYAKALEQPVRTPDDEALRAQARAARDALIRKMAAPK
- a CDS encoding M20 family metallopeptidase — its product is MTPEEAKVTAWLADRKDAMVALLREMVDTDSGSYDKEGVDRAGQVLARFHERNGLDVEIIPDGRYGDAVKARLPNPTANDQRPVLLLGHRDTVFPKGEPRRRPFSIKDGRAYGPGVADMKAGLVIEAFVAAAFAECGGLSAPLTMLTTSDEEIGSPSSRPVIEAAARESRCVFNAEPSRLPVGSDFARDRRQSVTSGRKGGVFMRAEFTGKPAHSGANYEKGASAIVDLGHKIPKLQGLTDLEKGITVNVGLIGGGQTVNTVAPHAWCEIDLRYVTAAQRSALVEAIRSIVETPIVPGTGAVLSIKGEFLPLEGTSESQKLFETYRAASAGLGIATIAEFTGGCADSGFTAAQGCPTLCSVGPIGGMAHTPDEFLEVESIVPAAQVLALSVMRAAKLME
- a CDS encoding glycoside hydrolase family 15 protein, producing MTVSTMPAGPHSASLDLGVIGNCSIAALIDRRARIVWGCFPRFDRDPVFCALIDNQPGDGDAMPRKGVFAIELVGMTRCEQSYLDNTAILSSVLSDDHGNAIEVLDFAPRFVRYERFFRPPQIVRRVRRISGRPRIRVVVKPSLGIGEEPAEITRGSNHVRFVGADQTIRLTTDAPISYVVDGVAFAVDRPFSFFIGSDEALRAEIEETSRAFLDKTTDYWRDWVRSLSLPFEYQREVIRAAITLKMCAFEETGAIVAALTTSIPEAPGTQRNWDYRFCWLRDAYFVVHALNRLGTTRTMEDYLGFITNIVDSFTESGAEHLPPLYPITRGGTLDEFEAGNLAGYRGHQPVRFGNGAAIQVQNDGYGAVVLAATHAFFDQRLIKPGKEALFGQLERMGELAIAYFDKPDAGPWELREKEAVHSFSSVMCWAACDRLARIAGTLGRADRRDYWKGEAKRVKAVILERIWNEDKGHLVSTFGGTELDATLLLFSELGFLKPDDPRFVATVEAIGRDLTRGDLLLRYATQDDFGFMHTGFLICAFWYVDALHAIGKTEEAKALFGRILKRRNSFGLLSEDADLETGELWGNFPQTYSHVGLINSAMRLSRNWEEAF
- the otsB gene encoding trehalose-phosphatase, encoding MTLTHPEPANGAPLSDDRRAIALFLDFDGTLVEIAPSPADVRLDRRVPAALEALRGSLSGALALVSGRPVSFIDGVLDPYRFDVAALHGAEIRLGGRIHSHTEASAPMRDALRNLVRFANSHVGVIVENKDLSIALHWRLAPQLKDEALALMSALAERLGPTVRLQEGKAVAELVPASASKGAAIAQLMQEPPYAGRLPVFIGDDITDEHGFEAVNALGGLSIRIGDGETRARLRIASPTALRAILLDAADRGSLTASHFHQG